Proteins from a genomic interval of Halopseudomonas litoralis:
- a CDS encoding DUF5983 family protein, with translation MSQHNNPFIRGYQNLRIARQLLITHEDDCPPVWRSVHPIQAHLPEDQVNQFPCVFDDYFALITEGQKVPRTLEDQCRSVGIVRSMVYAISGQDFDGTPVHVGDFYSEAAACRVVSRLSFETGFYSRAWEISTDHITEDSMRYLCELVDIDTPPGLLFVAFRVPYSPVVGVKLIATPWTDENLQHVEGITADQLQQEHLSKGIPGDLAHILQLAASADVRLLMFDPDAPVLDGLPNYAT, from the coding sequence ATGTCTCAGCACAACAACCCTTTTATCCGCGGGTATCAGAATCTGCGTATTGCTCGTCAGTTGCTCATCACACACGAAGATGATTGCCCACCCGTCTGGCGATCAGTGCATCCTATTCAAGCACACCTACCGGAGGATCAGGTTAATCAGTTTCCTTGCGTGTTTGACGACTACTTTGCCCTCATTACTGAAGGCCAGAAGGTGCCGCGTACTTTGGAAGACCAATGCAGGTCTGTGGGTATCGTGCGCTCTATGGTCTACGCCATTAGCGGCCAGGACTTTGATGGCACGCCTGTGCATGTAGGAGACTTTTACTCTGAAGCTGCCGCATGCCGGGTGGTGAGCCGCCTGAGTTTCGAGACCGGCTTTTACAGTCGGGCCTGGGAAATCAGCACAGACCACATTACCGAGGATTCGATGCGGTACTTGTGCGAATTGGTGGATATTGACACGCCACCCGGGCTTCTGTTCGTTGCATTCCGAGTGCCGTACAGTCCGGTCGTCGGCGTCAAGTTGATCGCCACGCCCTGGACAGACGAGAACCTGCAGCATGTAGAAGGCATTACCGCCGATCAGCTGCAGCAGGAACATCTGTCCAAAGGCATACCGGGTGATTTGGCGCACATTCTTCAATTAGCAGCCAGTGCCGATGTACGTCTCCTGATGTTCGATCCCGACGCGCCAGTGCTCGACGGTCTGCCGAACTACGCAACATAG
- a CDS encoding GTPase, protein MDHQAIRQQMPTLVAGHVPSNARSFQFNIFDGKPKETMLGFHIDPQPFEGKVVAITDDAIVVKISRTRFAVLDRTLVTEVPPEGAKVEVSPYARRRFDGLRADTPEEVIEHRADGTQCTIQRMTLGAAPAKLPVAHPQCLELQQLIEQMEEMPAPDGHRRITHMLVDAQASDFSLVDPKPSDIIRTPPSVSFTVETAKFAGLVSVIYMRGADTYSVELQHNGERVERLDDVYFDMLGETLAELIDDGLWRCIQVRSLHKTARGRKVA, encoded by the coding sequence ATGGATCATCAAGCTATTCGTCAACAAATGCCCACCCTGGTTGCCGGTCATGTACCGAGTAACGCACGATCTTTCCAGTTCAACATCTTCGACGGAAAACCGAAGGAGACGATGTTGGGCTTTCACATTGATCCTCAGCCTTTTGAGGGCAAGGTTGTCGCCATCACCGACGACGCCATTGTTGTCAAAATCAGCCGGACGAGGTTCGCGGTGCTGGATCGGACGCTCGTCACCGAGGTTCCCCCAGAGGGAGCCAAGGTCGAAGTGTCGCCGTATGCACGCCGGCGCTTCGACGGTCTGCGTGCCGATACACCTGAAGAAGTCATCGAACACCGGGCCGACGGTACTCAATGCACTATACAGCGCATGACCCTTGGCGCGGCACCGGCCAAACTGCCGGTTGCCCACCCGCAATGCCTGGAGCTGCAGCAGCTTATTGAGCAGATGGAGGAAATGCCGGCTCCTGATGGGCATCGGCGGATCACTCACATGCTGGTTGATGCACAGGCAAGTGACTTTTCACTCGTTGATCCGAAGCCCAGTGACATTATTCGGACGCCGCCCTCCGTGAGTTTCACGGTTGAAACTGCGAAATTCGCTGGACTTGTCAGCGTGATCTACATGCGCGGGGCCGATACCTATTCCGTGGAGTTGCAACACAACGGAGAACGGGTAGAGCGCCTGGATGACGTTTATTTCGACATGCTTGGGGAAACCCTGGCTGAGTTGATTGATGACGGCTTATGGCGCTGCATCCAGGTCCGCTCGCTACACAAGACTGCTCGTGGCCGGAAAGTAGCCTGA
- a CDS encoding DUF3577 domain-containing protein — MNTTSNEKSYFDLHTSGIGYLQRVREVPVRGGRRAEPFLACTIAALVGSVQNPKKRYFDLKVSGAEAKKIVAGYVGIDDQHQRPLVRFRIGDLWGDAYIRPNGERKGEAAASLKGRLLKVELIDRSALEQIEQHELVTRGIGYLNRPQEIKPINSDAFLSCSIGALAGPVDEPDYRYFDTIVAARDAQGLVRQCVQAIEAESKVLVSFRLNDMKIDPYIRNKGERAGEPAASLKSTLIHIGLIKIDGEQVYPERVANAEAPQDQDVLAPEVDGSTNAPPSEREPIPAESF; from the coding sequence ATGAATACCACGTCCAATGAGAAGTCCTATTTCGATCTTCACACCTCGGGTATCGGCTACCTGCAGCGTGTCCGCGAAGTTCCCGTACGAGGCGGCCGCCGCGCTGAGCCATTTCTTGCATGCACCATCGCTGCGCTCGTTGGCTCTGTCCAGAACCCTAAAAAGCGCTATTTTGATCTGAAGGTCTCCGGGGCCGAAGCCAAGAAAATCGTCGCCGGCTATGTTGGCATTGATGATCAGCACCAACGTCCATTGGTTCGCTTTCGTATTGGCGATCTGTGGGGCGATGCCTACATCCGTCCCAATGGCGAACGCAAAGGTGAAGCGGCAGCCTCACTCAAAGGTCGCCTGCTGAAGGTAGAACTTATCGACCGCTCTGCGCTTGAGCAGATAGAGCAGCACGAGTTGGTTACAAGGGGCATTGGCTATTTGAACCGGCCCCAAGAGATCAAGCCCATCAACAGCGATGCGTTCCTGTCATGCTCAATCGGTGCATTGGCAGGGCCGGTCGATGAACCTGACTATCGTTATTTCGACACTATCGTTGCTGCAAGGGATGCTCAAGGTCTGGTGCGCCAATGTGTACAGGCAATTGAGGCTGAGAGCAAAGTCCTGGTCAGCTTCCGTCTCAACGACATGAAGATAGATCCGTACATCCGCAATAAGGGCGAGCGCGCTGGTGAACCTGCCGCGAGCCTGAAATCCACGCTGATTCATATTGGACTGATCAAGATCGATGGTGAGCAGGTATACCCGGAGAGGGTAGCGAACGCCGAGGCGCCGCAGGATCAGGACGTACTTGCGCCTGAAGTCGATGGAAGCACTAACGCCCCACCTTCTGAGCGTGAGCCGATTCCGGCTGAGTCGTTCTGA